ATCTCCGGTGACTGGCGCAATGCCTGCTCGGGCTCGTGGATTTGCAACTGCAGTGATGCCAGTGCCGGCAGACCGGCGGCCGACACCTGCTCCCGCACTTCGGGCAGGGTTATCCCCGTCAGAATGGCCATGGCGTCCTGATACTGGGTTCGAAGCACTTCCAGTTCCGGGCGACGAGCACGATATTCATACCGCAGGGCCTGAGCCCGGCTCAGCTCCAGGGGCGTCGACAGCCCCTCTTCCACCCGCAGTGTCAGCACATCCACGCCTTCATCAAGCAACGTCAGCTGCTTGTCGAGCAAGGCCAGTTGCTCTTCCGCGCCCATCAGCCGGGTATAGGTAGCCACAACGCCGCTGACCACATCGGCCATGGTCTGAGCCTCAAAGGCCTGACGATGTTCAAGGTTTGCCTGGGCCTGTCTCACACGGGCGCGAATGCGGCCAAACAGATCCAGCTGCCAGTCGGCGGCCAGTCCCAGCGTGGCACTTTCCTGACGGACCACATTCAGGCTCTGAGGGTCCTGCTGGCGGGTCAGGGATACGTTGCCGGCAACGCCTCCCTGGGGCCGCAGTTGGTCACGGCTCACCCGCAGGCGTTCCATGCCGGCCTCGAGGCGCAAGGCCGCCGCCTCGAGGTCGTGATTGTTGGCCAGGGCCTGTTCCACCAGGCGGTTCAGTTGTGCATCGCCATAGGCATGCCACCACTGGGCGGCCGCCTCGGCCTGCTCACCGTTCAGGCTCACCTGCTCGGTAATCTGTTGCATCACCTGCTGATTGGGAGCCGAGGGGGCTTCATGCTCTGTGGTCACGGCACACCCCGCCAGCAGTACTGCGATGGCGGTCAGGGTCGGGATTCGACCCAGGGCCACAGTTTTAGTGCGCTTACGCATGCTCGGCCTCCTGACGGCTGGTCTTCTCGGTGTTCTCATTGGTCGCGGGCTTACGCTCCAGGGCGGTCATGGCCATGTAAAATACCGGCGTAAACAGCAGGCCAAAGACGGTCACGCCAATCATGCCCGAGAATACCGCCACACCCATGGCCTGGCGCATCTCGGCACCGGCACCACTGGCCAGTACCAGGGGGACCACACCGGCGGTAAAGGCGATGGAGGTCATCAGTATCGGCCGCAGACGCAGGCGACAGGCTTCCAGAATGGCTTCCAGCCTGGAGTTGCCCTCGTTACGGCTGTCCCGGGCGAATTCCACCATCAGAATGGCGTTCTTACAGGCCAGGGCCACCAGAACAATCAGCGCAATGCGGGTGAAGATATCGTTAGCCCCGTCCATCAGCCAGATACCAGCCAATGCCGACAAGATGGTCATGGGCACGATCAGAATGATCGACAGCGGCAGGGTCAAACTTTCGTACTGCGCCGCCAGCACCATGAACACCAGCAATACCACCAGCGGGAAGATATACACCATGGTGTTGCCCGCCAGGATCTGCTGATAGGTCACCTCGGTCCACTCAAACTCCATGCCCTTGTCGAGCTGTTCGTTCAGAATGCGCTCAATCGCCTGCTGCGCCTGGTCAGAACTGTAACCGGGAGCCGGGTTGCCGTTCAGTTCGGCGGTCGGATAACCGTTATAGTGCATTACCCGATCCGGTCCTATGGTGGACTCCACGGTCAGAACCGAGCCCAGGGGCACCATGTTACCGGCCGCATTGCGCACCTTGAGCCGCAGGATCTGCTCGGGGTCCACACGATACTCGGCATCGGCCTGGGCATTCACCTGGTAGGTTTTGCCAAACAGGTTGAAATCGTTCACATACAGCGAGCCCAGGTAAATTTGCAAGGTGTCGAACACCTGCTCCAGGGGAATGCCCTGCAGCATGGCCTGCTCACGGTCGATCTCGATGTCCATCTGCGGCACCTGAATACGGAAGCTGGAATACAGTCCGGTCAGTGCGGGATCCTGGCGCGCCGCGTCCAGTACCTTTTGCAGGTTGTCGAACAGCGCCTCAAAGCCCAGGCTGGCCCGGTCTTCAATCTGCAGCTTGAATCCACCCGTGGTGCCCAGACCCAGAATGGGCGGCGGCGGGAACACGGCCACAAAGGCCTCGTCAATGCTGGCAAACTGACCATTGAGCTGGCCGGCAATGGCATTGGCAGACTGGCTTGGATCCTTACGCTCGTCAAAGTCCTTCAGGGTAACGAACACGATGCCGCTGTTGGGGCTGTTGGTAAAGCCGTTCACCGACAGTCCGGGGAAGGAGACGGTTTGCATCACACCCGGGGTTTTCAGGGCAATTTGCTCCATTTCCCGCACCACCGACTCGGTTCTGTCCAGGCTGGAGGCGTCGGGCAGCTGCGCTACCGCCACCAGATACTGTTTGTCCTGCAGGGGAATAAAGCCGCCCGGTACCGCATTGAACAGGGTAACGGTTCCGCCCAGCAGGCCGACGTAGACCACGCCCACCACCACACTCAGGCGAATCAGCTTTTTCACCCCTTTCTCGTACATACGACCACCGCGCTCGAACATGCGGTTAAAGGGAGCAAACAACCAGCGTCCAAAGAGGGCATTCATGCCGTGCGTCAGCCAGTCGGGCTTGGCATCGTGGCTACGCAGCAGCAGTGCAGACAGTGCCGGAGACAGCGTCAGCGAGTTAAAGGCCGAAATCAGGGTAGAGATGGTAATAGTCAGCGCAAACTGCTTGTAAAACTGACCACTCAGGCCCTGAATAAACGCCGTGGGAATAAACACCGCACACAGCACCAGTGCAATCGCGATGATGGGACCGGTTACCTCGGTCATGGCCTGACGAGTGGCTTCCACCGGCGACAGCCCGTTGCCGATATTACGCTCCACGTTTTCCACCACCACGATGGCGTCATCCACCACAATGCCGATGGCCAGTACCAGGCCAAACAGCGACAGGGTATTGATGGATACCCCCAGCCACTGCATGACCGCAAAGGTACCAATCAGGGACACCGGCACGGCAATCAGCGGAATGATGGAGGCACGCCAGGTCTGCAGGAACAGGATAACGACCACTACCACCAGTACAATGGCTTCCAGCAGGGTGTCGATAACGGCATCGATAGAGCCACGCACAAACACGGTCGGGTCGTAGGCGATGCGGTATTCCACGCCAGCGGGGAACTGCTCAGACAGTTCATCCATGGTGGCCCGTACCTGATCCGAGAGCTCAATGGCATTGGCGCCGGGGCGCTGGAAGATCGGCATGGCGACGGCGGTCTGCCCATTCAGCAGGGAGCGCAGTGCGTAGGTTTCCAGGCCAAGCTCAATGCGCGCCACATCCTTCAGGCGAGTGATGGCGCCGCTGGGGTCCACCTGCACCACGATATTTTCAAATTCTTCGGTGCTTTCCAGACGACCTTTTACGTTCAGCAAAACCTGGAATTCACTGTCGGTACTGACCGGCTGGGCACCCAGGCTACCGGCGGCAACCTGCTGGTTCTGCGCGCGAACGGCCTGCACCACATCACCCGGCACCAGGCTGCGAGAAGCCAGCGCTTCAGGATCCAGCCACAGGCGCATGGAGTATTTGCCACCACCAAACATCTGCACATCACCCACCCCGGGCAAACGCGCCAGCTGATCCTTGATGTAGATATCGGCGTAGTTGGACAGATAGCTGGTTTCCCGATCCCCTTCAGGTGAGATCAGATGCACCACCATGGTCAGGTTGGGCGAGGATTTTTCCGCCACTACCCCCAGGCGCTGTACTTCCTGCGGCAAACGCGGCAGGGCACTGGTCACCCGGTTTTGTACCTGAACCTGAGCCCGGTCCAGATCCGTGCCCAACGAAAAGGTCAGGGTCAGGGTCATGCGACCGTCTGTGGTGGCCTGGGAGGACATGTACAGCATGTTTTCAATGCCGTTCATTTCCTGCTCCAGCGGTGCCGCCACGGTTTCGGCGATCACCTTGGGGTTGGCGCCCGGGTAGTTTGCCGTTACCACTACGGTGGGCGGCACGACCTCGGGATATTCACTGACCGGCAGCTGGAACAGCGAGATGCTGCCTCCTACCAGGATCAACAGTGACAGCATGGCCGCAAATATCGGCCGGCTGATAAAGAAATGGCTGAATTTCATGACGTCTCTAATCCGATTATGCAGACGGTTCGGCGGCGGACTGGGGCTTGGCCAGGGTCAGGTTCTGGGTCTCAATTTCAACATTCTGCGGCGTGACCGGCATGCCCGGGCCTACGCGGGCCGGTCCGTTGGCGGCAATGCGCTCTCCCGGCTCCAGACCGGCTTCCACCACCCGCAGCGTGCCTTCACGACGACCGAGTTCCACCTGGCGGTACTCGAGCACATTCTCGGCATTCACCACCAGTACAAAGCGGTTTTTCAGATCGGTGCCCACGGCGCGATCCGGCACCATGACGGTGGGGCGGCTGTCGGCGGCCTTGAGGCTGATGCGGGCAAAGGCGCCCGGACGCAGCTGGGCGTCTTTGGCGGTAAAGACCGCACGTACACGCAGGGTGCCGGTCTGTTCATTGATCTGGTTATCAATGAAGTCCAGTGCACCGGTGTGCTGTTCGCCATTGCTGCCGGCCAGGGCCAGGGTTGCCTGGGTTTCGCCATTGTCGGTGACATTGGAAAATGACGCATTCCAGGTACGCTCATCCACGTCGAAATAGGCGTAGAGACGGTCCGTGGCCACCAATGAGGTCAGCACGCTCTGGCCCGCCTGCACATTGTTGCCTTCGGTGATAAAGGCATTGGAAACCTGACCATCGATCGGCGCCCGCACCTCGGTAAATTCCAGGTTCAGACGAGCGGCCTGCAGGGCAGCCTGCACCGAGGCCAGCTCGGCCCGACGCTGACTGGCCAGCGACAGGCGGGATTCGGCCTGCTCTGCCGAGATGGCATTACGGCCTTGCAGGCGCTTGGCGCGCTGAGCCTCGGAGTTGGCCTGATGCAGCGCCGCCTGGGCCCGGTTCAGCTCGGCTTCAAGGCGGGCCACCTCGGCCGCAAAGGGGCGCGGGTCGATGCGAAACAGCAGGTCACCCTGTTTTACATGGCTCCCTTCGCGAAATTCCACCGACTCGATAACGCCGGAGACACGAGGCCGCAGTTCAACCTGCTGGGGCGACTCCAGTCGAGTGGTGAAGGTGTATTCGGGGCTGTATTGGGCGTACAACACGGCGGCAACGTCCACCGGCTGGGCGGCAGGCGTTGCTTTTGCGGTCGACTCCGCTTCGGCGAAGCATCCCGCCAGTACAGCGGTAAACAACAGACAGGACAGTAAACGAAATTGCATGAGCCTCGCTCCGGTTGAGGGTTGGCGATCCAGTAAATTACGGAGCGCAAGTATCCGGAAGTTGGCTTCAACTCTGTAGCGGGTTGTTGGTTAAATTGGCTTAAACAAAAAGTTGAAGCATACCCGTTCGGGACATGGTCATGGCTTCAAATGGAAAGATAACAATGAGGGCGGCCTGCTCAGGGAAGTCTCAAAGGGAGACCATTTCGCCGATTGATGAATAATCATACCGTTTTCCCCTCTCAGGGATTATCAAAAGATTTTATAAAGTTATTCAACGGCGCCCGGCTTTTTATTCTTCGTAATTCAAATAGAATGGCCCCACTCCGCAGCAAACACTGCCATGTCGCCACCGGGCATCGCCCAGGCCGACCTTCACATACCGTATTTTCTGAACATCATTACTCGGGGAGAACCATGTCTCATCAAATCATCAAGGACCTTAACCGTCGCTACACCGTCAAGAAATACGACAGCAGCAAGCGCATTCCGGCCGAGGATCTGAACATTGTGCTGGAGGCGCTGCGCCTGTCTGCCTCCTCCATCAATTCCCAGCCCTGGAAATTCATCGTGATCGAAAGCGATGAAGCCAAGCAGCGCTTTCACGAGACCTTTGCCAACAAGCACCAGTTCAACCAGCCCCATGCCAAAGAAGCGTCACACACCATACTGTTTGCCTATGATCCGCACTTCACCAAAGACAAATACCGCAAGCGGGTGGATGTCGAGGTCTCTTCCGGCCACCTGCCCGAAGAAATGTACGACAAAATGCTGGGGGCCTACGCCTTTGCCGAGGCCAACACCGATGAGAACGGCTTCAACGGCCACTGGACCAAGTCGCAGATGTACCTGGCCCTGGGCAACACCCTGCACACCCTGGCACGCCTGGGTATTGACTCCACCACCATGGAAGGCGTTGACTCCGAGCTGATTGACGAACAGTTCAAGCACGAACTGGACGGCTACGTCTGCGAAGTGGCGCTGGCCATGGGCTATTACAAGCAAGGCGAAGACTTCAATCACGGCCGGCCCAAGGCGCGTCTGGCCGCCAAAGACGTGATTGTGATGCTCTAACCCGGGTTATCAATACTTCCCCCGATCATCGGGGGAAGTTCGCGTTTATCTCATCGTTTCGGCAACCCGTCATTAATGTCTATGATCCTGCGGTCATAGAAAAAATGGGCCGTTGACTCAAAGCCATCGGGCAAAGGGCCCGGGTTGCAGCGCTGGAACAACAGCTGAGACACCAGCTTCCATCCCATGGCATTGGTGTTATACATCACATCGCCACAATGCTTGCAAAAGATGCGCGTCATGCGCTTGCGAGGATGCTGAAATTCAATAACATCCTCCTTGCCTCGCGTAATGGCGACCTGGTCCGCTTGCCAGGCCAGCACCGAGTGGTACGGTACCTGCAGCAGCTCACGGCAATCCTCACAATGACAGTAGCCATGTACCTTCGGCTGCCCCGTCATGGTGACTTCTACCGCCTCACAGTCACAATGGATGGTATGCATGTGGCTCATCATTTTCCCTCCACTCACGGGTTATCGCTGGTTGCTCACACCAAGGCCTTCAGCGCTCGGCCGGATGAGTCCATGCGTAGGGTTGCATTGCCGCATCCACCTCGGTGTGCGTCAGCGCATTGGTAAAGTTGGAAATCAGCTTTGAGGCCAGTCCGGTCAGGACTTCAAGCGCCTGCCGACGGGTGAAGCCGGCGTCCAGAAATGCCTGCAGTTGCTCGTCCCCGATATGCCCGCGTTGATCCAGCAGCGCTTTGGTAAAGTCATGCAGCGCCTGCAAACGCGCATCGGGAATACGGGTGCCTTCGCGCAACGCCTCAATCACCTCTTCCGGCATGCCTGCCGATTTCATCATCCAGGTATGGCCGGGCACGCAATAGTGGCAGTTGTTTTCAAAGTTGGAGGTCATAAAGACCACCTGCTGCTCCAGGGGAGTCAGGGTGGTCTTTTTCATAAACAATGAAAAAGTCGTGTTGTAGGCCTCATAGGTCGCCGGCGCTTCCGCCAGAATTTTGTGCAGGTTGGGGATCATGCCGAATCCTTTTTTTGACTCTTCCATCAGTGGCTTGGACTCTGCCGGCGCGGTATCAATTTCATAGTACTCAAACATAACAACACCTCTACTGATAACAGACGTTTATAACGGTTGCACAACCACGATATTGTTCAGTGCTTTTCTTCCACTATGATGGCCACAACGGGGGTATCGCCCACGTTCGTTACCTGATGAACCCAGGCTTGATGCCACATCACGTGACCGTCCGGGATCTCCGCCTCAAACACCTCCCCTTGCTCATCGATTCGAATTTTTCCACCGGACTGAAAGTAGACGGTTTCATTATTGTGTCGATGAATGGTGTCGGCTTCCCCAGGCTCCAGCTCCATCCTGAGCACCATGACACTGTCATTTTCAAATATCAGTTCATACTGCTCCGGCGAGGCGATATGGGCCGCCTCCTGGGCGCCGGCCACCGAAACGAGGCCGGCCAGCGCGATGGCTCCAACGATAACTCTGCTCAATACCTTGTTCATGGCTTTTGCCTCTCGTTTATCAGAAGTGCGCGTCAATGTGCTGCTGGAAACGCTCAAAGTCTTGTTCGACACTGGCATTCTTCATCACGTCGAAACAGGCAAAGGTCGGCAGCGGCTCCATGGCAAAGAAGCGGAAGTTCATGTGCATCGGGAAAAACAGATCATCCACACTCTTGCCCTGGAACAGGTACTCGCTTTCGTCGTTAAAGGATTCTGCGGGCGCGTTGAAGGTCAGTGACAACATGTATTTCTTGCCCTGCAGCGTGCCGCCGGCACCGTAGTTTTCCTTGGGCGCATCCTGGTGGCGGCCATCCCCGTTGCACAGGGCCCCGCCCATGCCGGCGGTGTAGACCTCATCCATGTATTTCTTGAAGGACCAGGGCACCATCATCCAGTTAACCGGGGACTGCAGCAAAATGATGTCGGCCCACTGATGATTTTCCAGCTCCAGCTCTACCTGCCACTCATCGTCCACAGTCACAATGCGGGTACTATGGCCCTTGGCACGGATCAGTTCGTCGGCCAGTTGGGTCAGGGAGCGGTTCAATCGGCCCTGTGCAAAGGGATAGTGGCGGTGGGCATTGATGATCAGCACATTACTCATGGTGTCGTCTCCTGGGTAAGTTTATGGTAACTTTTGCTTACCAGGTGTATTATGGTTACCTTGAAGCTCGGTTCAATTAGTTAACTTTTGGTAACCTGGCGGGCTCAAAGGGGGTTAAATTGGAAAGCATTGTAGAAACAGATGGTTATGGCAGAAAAAAAGTTATCAATCCCTGCATGGAGCCCTGCGCCATCGAGAAAGGCATGCGCCTGATCGGAGGAAAGTGGACGGGATCCATCATCTACCACCTCAAGGATGGCCCGGTGCGCTTCAACGATCTGAACCGCATGCTGGGCGGCGCCAGCAAGAAGATGATTGATCAGCGCCTGAAGGAGCTGGAAAGCAGAGGCATGGTGGTCAGGCAGGTCTTGAGCGAACGCCCGCTGGCGGTGACCTACTCACTGACGGCGTTTGGACACAGTGCCCTGGACCTTCTTGAGCAATTACGCGTGTGGTCGGAAGTGCACGAGCTGTAATGCCGCAGATAAAAAAGGCCGGTGATGAATAATGATTCATCACCGGCCTTTGCACAGCCATCACTAGAAAGCGTTAAGCGCTTGCCCCCAGTACCTTGATGCTGACCTCTTCCACCAGGGAGCTGACCGCCTCCTGATAGCTTTTCATGTGTGGGGTTGCCAGGTGCGCATCCAGGTGCGCCACCGACGCCCATTGCTCCATCACGACAAGGGTGTCTTTACCAAGTGTTTCCTGAATCGGAATGTCGGTGGCAACATGCTCGACCGGCGCATATTCAAGGCAACCCTCTTCATCCAGCACCGCGGGCCGAATGCGCAGCAGCTCACTCAGCACCTTTTCCCGTTGCCCCGCCTTTGCATTGATGGTGGCAATGACATAAATCATGTTATTCGTCTCCTTGGCACAAGCAGCTTGTGCATCACAACCAACAGGAGCCGAAGCTCCCGCCTTGATATCAGGCTTCCGCCAGCGCTTCCAGGGTGGGGTAATCGTTATAACCCTCGGCCCCCTGGCTGTAAAAGGTGGTCGGGTCGGGCTCATTGAGCTCGGCACCGGCCTGCAGACGCTCCACCAGATCCGGGTTGGCAATAAAGGGCACGCCAAAGGCAATACCCTGTGCCTGACCGGATTGAACGGCGGCATTGGCTTCCTCGCCGTCATAACCCATGTTCAGGATCAGGTTGCCCCGATAGTGTTCACGGGCGGGGGTGACCACATCGCCTTGCTGCTCGCCAAGCACGTCGCCGCGCATCAGGTGCAGATAGGCCAGGTTGTAGTCATTCAGGCGCTGCGCCATCCAGGTGATCAAGCCGACCGGATCGCTGTCTTTCATGCTGTTGAAGCTGTTCAGCGGCGACAGACGCACACCCACCCGCTCACTGCCCCAGACGCCCACGACGGCATCCAGCACTTCCAGCAGCAGTCGGGCACGATTTTCTATCGGACCACCATAAGGGCCGGTGCGCTGATTGCCGCCGTCACGCAGGAACTGATCCAGCAGATACCCATTGGCACCGTGCACTTCCACGCCATCAAAACCGGCGCGTTTGGCATTTTCGGCGGCGATTTTAAACCCTTCAACAATGGCCGGAATCTCGTCATCGCGCAGTTCACGGGGCACGGTGTAGGCCTTTTTCCCTTCCGGGGTATGCACTTCATCATTGGTGATGGCTACCGCACTGGGGGCCACCGGCACCCGGCCTTCATTGAGCAGCGGGTGACAGGCACGACCACCGTGCCAGATTTGCAGAAAAATCTTGCCGCCGCGGGCGTGCACGGCGTCGGTAACCTTTTTCCAGCCGGCCACCTGGGCGTCAGAATAGATGCCCGGCTCACGCCAGAACGCCGAGTTGCCTTCCATCACCATGGTCGCTTCGGCAATCAGCAGGCCGGCGGACGCACGCTGGGCATAATGCTCCACGATCAGGTCGGTAGGAACATGGTCGGCATCGGCGCGAATACGGGTCAGCGGGGCCATCAGCACCCGGTTGTTCAGTTCAACGGCACCAAGCCGAATCGGCGTAAAGAGATCTGTCATTGGAATCCTCGCTATCGTTACAGGCAGGTTCTGCCTGCCAAAGGCACGGCCATATTGCGCCAGAACCTGCCTCGACTGTGTAGTCATGTCGGCTTTGGAACCATCATGAATGAAAGTTGAAGCCAAAGCCGATGTTACTTAGCCCAGCTCAATACCGTATTTCAGGGCCTTGCGATGGCTCTTGAACTCCAACAGGGCAGCATCAAGGCGCTCAAAAGGTTCAACCAGCATGTCGGGGCCTTTCAGGCCGCCCTGATACTGCTGGTGCAGCAGTCGCTCGCCTTCACGGGCAAAGCGTTGCCACTGGGCCTCGGAGCCGGTGCCATGAAGGGCATTGAGCGCCACTTCGTGCTGTGAAATCGCCGTGGAGAACAACGGCACCACGGCCTTTTCCAATCGACCCATAATGCAGATGAGGTGGCCATTGGCTTCAACGTAAGAGGCCAGTGTTTCGGCATGGGCCGCTCCCACGGTGTCGAATACCGCGAAATAGCGCGCTTCAAGCTGGCTGGCCGACTCCACACAACGATGGGCGCCCAGCTCCATCAGGCTGTCATGTCTGGCACCGGAGGCGATGACGGTGATATGAAAGCCACGGGCCCTGGCCAGCTGGACCAATATACGACCAACGGCGCCAGAGGCGCCGGTAATCAGGATCTCTGCATCCAGTGGTGTTGGAATTTTCTCAATGGCCTGCCAGGCCGTCATCACCGGGCAGGGAAAGGCAGCGGCCTCACTCCAGGACATCCGTTCGGGCATGCGCATGATGGTGCGGGCATCAATGGCGGTATATTCGGCAAAGCTGCCATTTCGAAGCAGGGACTGGTGGTAACACACCGGTACTCCCAGCCAGTGGCGCAGCGATTCATCGCCAACCGCCACGACCACACCGGCGCCATCAACGCCGGGAATGTGCCCGTCGGACCACTGCTCTCCCAGTGCGGCATCAATGAATTTCCAGTCGACCGGGTTCAGGCCGATCGCCTTGTTGGCGATCAGAACGTCCCCCGGACCAGGATCGGGCATGGCCTGAGTGGCAAGGGAGATGGCACGTTCGGATTTGGCCCAGATCCAGGCCTGCATGCTGTCGGGCAAGGATTCCATCGTGATCATGTGATTCAGTCCCATTGCGGTGCAAAGTCAGGGTTGGCAATGCGCTCGCCTTGCTCAAGGGAAGCGATGTCGGCCATGTCGTCGTCGTTCAGCTCCAGGCGCAGGGCGTTCAGGTTGGTTTCCAGATTCACCCGCTTGGTGGAGGAAGGAATGGTGACCAGCCCCTGCTGCAGTTGCCAGGCCAGCACCACCTCGGCCACCGACACCTCATGGCGCTCGGCAATGCGTTGCAGCACGTCGTCTTTCATTACCTTGCCAACGGCCAGGGGCATATAGCCGGTCACCTGAATGTTGCGGGACTGGCAGTGCTCGATAACACGGCGGTTTTGCAGGTAGGGGTGCACCTCGACCTGGTTGGTCAGAATGCTGCCCTCGCCCAGGATCTCAATGGCCTGATCCAGCTGTGCATTGGTAAAGTTGGACACACCGATAAACCGGGTCAGCCCGCGGCGCTGGGCCTCGGCCAGCTGCGGCAGATAAGTGTCCATGGCCACCTTGCCGCTGACTTCCGGCCAGTGGATCAGCAACAGATCAACGGCCTCTACCTGAAGCTTGCGCAGGCTTTCTTCCACGCTGGGAATAAAAGCATCTTCACCCAGGTTTTCCAGCCACACCTTGGTGGTCAGGAAGAGCTCATTCCGGGCAATGCCGCTGTCGGCAATCGCCTGGCCCACTTCGGCTTCATTACCGTAAATCTGTGCGGTATCGATATGACGAAACCCGGTCTCCAGCGCCATGCTGACCGCGTTGTAGGCATCATCCCCTTCCAGACGAAAGGTTCCCATTCCCAGAGAAGGCATCATATTCATTACGGGCAACTCCTGTTATTGCGAGTGAAACAGCGGCAAAACACGCTCGCCGATGTCGTGAAAAGTGTTATCCAGTGGTCGTTGATTGCGGCGCACATGCAGACCGATGTGATCCACCCCGGCGGATTTCATGTCTTCCAGTTCCTTGATCAGGCCGTTAATGCCGGTGCTGATGCCGAAGTGGTGTCGCCGTATGGGGGCG
The Oceanimonas doudoroffii DNA segment above includes these coding regions:
- the dkgB gene encoding 2,5-didehydrogluconate reductase DkgB; this translates as MNMMPSLGMGTFRLEGDDAYNAVSMALETGFRHIDTAQIYGNEAEVGQAIADSGIARNELFLTTKVWLENLGEDAFIPSVEESLRKLQVEAVDLLLIHWPEVSGKVAMDTYLPQLAEAQRRGLTRFIGVSNFTNAQLDQAIEILGEGSILTNQVEVHPYLQNRRVIEHCQSRNIQVTGYMPLAVGKVMKDDVLQRIAERHEVSVAEVVLAWQLQQGLVTIPSSTKRVNLETNLNALRLELNDDDMADIASLEQGERIANPDFAPQWD
- a CDS encoding alkene reductase; translated protein: MTDLFTPIRLGAVELNNRVLMAPLTRIRADADHVPTDLIVEHYAQRASAGLLIAEATMVMEGNSAFWREPGIYSDAQVAGWKKVTDAVHARGGKIFLQIWHGGRACHPLLNEGRVPVAPSAVAITNDEVHTPEGKKAYTVPRELRDDEIPAIVEGFKIAAENAKRAGFDGVEVHGANGYLLDQFLRDGGNQRTGPYGGPIENRARLLLEVLDAVVGVWGSERVGVRLSPLNSFNSMKDSDPVGLITWMAQRLNDYNLAYLHLMRGDVLGEQQGDVVTPAREHYRGNLILNMGYDGEEANAAVQSGQAQGIAFGVPFIANPDLVERLQAGAELNEPDPTTFYSQGAEGYNDYPTLEALAEA
- a CDS encoding alcohol dehydrogenase catalytic domain-containing protein; the protein is MITMESLPDSMQAWIWAKSERAISLATQAMPDPGPGDVLIANKAIGLNPVDWKFIDAALGEQWSDGHIPGVDGAGVVVAVGDESLRHWLGVPVCYHQSLLRNGSFAEYTAIDARTIMRMPERMSWSEAAAFPCPVMTAWQAIEKIPTPLDAEILITGASGAVGRILVQLARARGFHITVIASGARHDSLMELGAHRCVESASQLEARYFAVFDTVGAAHAETLASYVEANGHLICIMGRLEKAVVPLFSTAISQHEVALNALHGTGSEAQWQRFAREGERLLHQQYQGGLKGPDMLVEPFERLDAALLEFKSHRKALKYGIELG